A stretch of bacterium DNA encodes these proteins:
- a CDS encoding glycoside hydrolase family 130 protein, with protein MEKELLTRYSGNPILTYQDLPYHVNAVYNPGAVKFGNKYVLIPRVEDGRRDNRLHVAFSDDGYHFTINPEPIRLAPSPDDELWEKHKYDARVTFLEGSYYIVHSVQMHGEIGRIGLIKTNDFIHFERMPFLTTPWNRNCALFPEKINGRYARLDRPMNGNMAMTFITYSPDLIHWGDAKPVLPEPQTWFREKWGIGPPPIKTKEGWLLIFHGVWFACNYVYRLGVMLLDLDKPDKIIGQCPEFILTPREPYERIGEVPNCVFSNGAILEPDGEIKVYYGAADTCICVATGQLEELIAACKTGIKPSGKTFAL; from the coding sequence ATGGAAAAAGAATTATTAACTCGCTATTCCGGTAATCCGATTCTAACGTATCAAGATTTACCGTATCATGTTAATGCGGTATATAATCCCGGTGCAGTGAAGTTTGGGAATAAATATGTTCTTATCCCGCGAGTTGAAGATGGTCGGCGGGATAATCGACTGCATGTAGCGTTCAGTGACGATGGATACCATTTTACCATTAATCCTGAACCGATAAGACTCGCTCCTAGTCCGGACGATGAACTCTGGGAAAAACATAAGTATGACGCCCGAGTAACGTTTCTGGAAGGGAGTTATTATATTGTGCATAGTGTTCAAATGCATGGTGAAATCGGGCGAATTGGATTGATTAAAACCAACGATTTCATCCATTTCGAACGGATGCCATTTTTAACTACCCCTTGGAATCGGAATTGTGCGTTATTCCCGGAAAAAATTAATGGTAGATATGCTCGACTTGACCGACCGATGAACGGAAATATGGCAATGACGTTTATCACCTACTCTCCAGACCTCATCCATTGGGGCGATGCGAAACCGGTACTACCCGAACCGCAGACTTGGTTCCGTGAAAAATGGGGAATCGGACCGCCACCGATTAAAACTAAAGAAGGGTGGCTGTTAATTTTTCATGGAGTATGGTTCGCTTGTAACTATGTATATCGGCTCGGCGTAATGTTGCTCGATTTAGATAAACCGGATAAGATTATTGGCCAATGTCCAGAATTTATCCTTACACCCCGGGAACCGTATGAACGGATAGGCGAAGTTCCGAACTGCGTGTTTTCAAACGGCGCGATACTGGAACCTGACGGTGAAATTAAAGTATACTACGGCGCAGCGGATACCTGCATCTGCGTTGCGACTGGGCAATTAGAAGAATTAATTGCTGCGTGCAAAACCGGAATTAAACCGAGTGGAAAAACTTTTGCATTGTAA
- a CDS encoding iron-containing alcohol dehydrogenase, giving the protein MNIHRYLGKSFHCKYCHQLHTIPTKRITAKPNAINGISEFIHSLFPTAKNLVVLCDTITYGIAGKECETRLKRRYQVSTLILAPQHYSTVYADSHYFPRIRRIATSADGIVTVGTGSITDMGKYIGTELNIPVISVPTAPSMNAYTSGVSAFIDRGIKRTVPVSPALGVLIDTDLITTAPLDLIQAGFADTLAKAFANADWQISSILTGESFCLLPSKLFTAVEKHYKTQGDKLLQRDKKTILALMDALNLGGFSMVIAGKSAPASGGEHLISHFLDMEAHRRKQDVFAYHGLQVGIGVIQSARLYEQLKKIKSPQHNTIDYDRTIAQLFGSNTNRINQIFKYKLPYLKHIQSRWEQLSPIFAKLPSSKEIIHYLKKAKCPTTFAEIGVDKPLAIRTIVSARYIRDRITVFDIADELGILQEIIV; this is encoded by the coding sequence ATGAATATTCATCGATATCTTGGCAAATCATTTCATTGCAAGTATTGTCATCAGCTCCATACGATACCGACGAAACGAATTACTGCTAAACCGAATGCGATTAATGGGATATCAGAATTTATTCATTCACTATTCCCAACGGCAAAGAACCTCGTAGTCCTTTGTGACACTATAACCTATGGAATAGCGGGAAAAGAATGTGAAACCAGATTAAAGCGGAGATATCAAGTCTCGACATTGATATTAGCACCACAACATTATTCTACCGTTTATGCTGATAGCCATTATTTCCCTCGAATTCGCCGTATAGCAACATCTGCCGACGGTATCGTTACTGTCGGAACCGGAAGCATAACCGATATGGGAAAATATATCGGTACCGAACTGAATATACCGGTGATTTCAGTACCAACCGCTCCGTCAATGAACGCATATACTTCCGGAGTTAGCGCTTTTATTGATAGAGGAATTAAACGAACCGTACCGGTTAGCCCAGCCCTCGGTGTTCTCATTGATACCGACCTGATTACTACTGCACCGCTCGATTTGATTCAAGCGGGATTTGCGGATACGTTAGCAAAAGCGTTTGCTAATGCGGATTGGCAAATCTCGTCAATTTTAACCGGAGAATCGTTTTGTTTACTGCCGTCAAAATTATTCACGGCAGTGGAAAAGCATTATAAAACGCAGGGGGATAAACTGCTGCAGCGGGATAAGAAAACCATTCTAGCATTAATGGACGCACTCAACCTTGGCGGATTCTCGATGGTAATCGCTGGAAAATCGGCACCAGCTTCCGGTGGAGAACATCTCATATCCCATTTTCTCGATATGGAAGCGCATAGAAGGAAACAGGATGTTTTTGCATACCATGGATTACAGGTTGGAATCGGTGTGATTCAATCTGCACGATTATATGAACAGCTTAAAAAAATCAAATCACCACAGCATAATACAATCGATTATGATAGAACCATCGCACAACTTTTTGGAAGCAATACCAATAGAATTAACCAAATATTCAAATATAAATTACCGTATCTAAAGCATATACAATCTCGTTGGGAACAATTATCGCCTATTTTTGCCAAACTCCCTTCATCAAAAGAGATTATCCATTATTTGAAGAAGGCGAAATGCCCGACTACTTTTGCGGAAATTGGAGTTGATAAACCACTAGCGATACGAACGATTGTATCTGCTCGGTATATTCGAGATAGAATCACGGTTTTCGATATCGCTGATGAACTCGGCATTCTCCAAGAAATAATCGTATAA
- a CDS encoding PocR ligand-binding domain-containing protein yields MLSNLINLSVLERMLVYFTEATSLNVRLIDMNGQFITERDKLVNQCQFCSLVQSTESGISHCRTKFKQAILEAIRWGEPYYYICEFGLMEWVVPLVVNEEPLGALFCGQVLIDEMDDLSYEQIIRKTTAAGLSLEAVNDSLTSIKVLSGRKVKAAAELLYLIATQLIQLGYESLQQQRKITEQQMRLAEEIAFQKQGKMPIGFPKSIETELIQKVRLGDVSGAKEILNTILGTILLQDVARPQVVKARVIELVGMLARVAVEAGAQLDEIFGAQFSELSELAKIEELDQLCYWLINLLDRFSTQIYATRNIEKMKVVSRVLEYLREHYAERVTLEEVAKHVHRNPYYISHLITEQLQTTFSEYLNRIRIEKAKQLMQNPALSLAEIAQTVGFSDQSYFGRIFKREEGISPAKYRKQVI; encoded by the coding sequence ATGTTATCAAACCTTATCAATCTTTCTGTACTTGAACGGATGCTGGTGTATTTTACGGAAGCGACGTCGTTGAACGTTCGCTTAATAGATATGAATGGCCAATTCATTACCGAGCGGGATAAGTTAGTCAACCAGTGTCAGTTTTGCAGTCTCGTCCAATCCACGGAATCAGGCATTTCCCATTGCCGAACAAAGTTCAAACAAGCGATTCTGGAAGCGATTCGCTGGGGTGAACCCTATTATTATATCTGCGAGTTCGGATTAATGGAATGGGTGGTTCCGCTCGTGGTGAATGAAGAACCACTCGGCGCATTATTTTGCGGGCAGGTGCTCATCGATGAAATGGATGATTTATCGTATGAACAGATTATCCGCAAAACCACCGCTGCCGGTCTCTCTTTAGAAGCGGTTAACGATTCTTTAACCAGCATTAAAGTGCTGTCTGGTAGAAAGGTTAAAGCGGCTGCAGAACTCCTATATCTCATTGCAACGCAATTGATTCAACTCGGATATGAATCTTTACAACAGCAGCGGAAAATAACCGAACAACAGATGCGGTTAGCGGAAGAAATTGCATTTCAAAAGCAGGGGAAAATGCCGATCGGTTTCCCGAAATCCATAGAAACTGAGCTGATTCAAAAGGTTCGGTTAGGCGATGTTTCCGGCGCGAAAGAAATATTGAATACAATCCTTGGAACTATTCTCTTACAAGATGTAGCGCGTCCGCAGGTGGTTAAAGCGCGAGTGATTGAATTAGTCGGAATGTTAGCTCGGGTAGCGGTTGAAGCAGGAGCGCAGCTCGATGAAATTTTCGGGGCGCAGTTTTCGGAATTAAGCGAGTTAGCTAAAATAGAAGAATTAGACCAGCTCTGCTACTGGTTAATAAACTTGTTAGACCGGTTTTCAACCCAGATTTATGCCACGAGAAATATCGAAAAAATGAAAGTTGTTTCTCGCGTTTTGGAATACCTGCGTGAACATTATGCTGAACGGGTTACGCTCGAAGAAGTGGCGAAACATGTTCATCGGAATCCGTATTATATCAGCCATTTAATAACCGAACAATTACAGACGACATTCAGCGAATACCTCAATCGCATTCGAATTGAAAAGGCAAAACAACTCATGCAAAATCCGGCGTTAAGCTTAGCTGAAATTGCGCAAACTGTCGGATTCAGCGACCAGAGTTATTTCGGTCGAATTTTTAAACGAGAAGAAGGTATTTCGCCTGCAAAATACCGCAAACAAGTCATTTAG
- a CDS encoding corrinoid protein translates to MVDLQAIADNLLQGKAREVKGLVEAAVAEGISVGKILNEGLIAGMSVVGTKFKNNEIYVPEVLIAARAMKAGMEVLKPLLGQAGVEPIGTVAIGTVKGDLHDIGKNLVAMMLEGAGFRVIDLGIDVVPEKFIAAVREQRAQIVAMSALLTTTMVNMKTTLAALAQAGLSRQVKTMIGGAPVTQRYADEIGADGYAPDAASAVDKAKQLLGIA, encoded by the coding sequence ATGGTAGATTTACAGGCGATTGCGGATAATTTATTGCAGGGGAAGGCGAGAGAGGTGAAGGGGTTAGTTGAGGCGGCGGTAGCGGAGGGGATTTCGGTAGGGAAGATATTGAATGAGGGGTTGATAGCTGGGATGAGTGTAGTGGGTACGAAGTTTAAGAACAACGAGATTTATGTGCCGGAGGTATTGATTGCGGCGCGTGCGATGAAAGCGGGGATGGAGGTATTAAAGCCGTTATTAGGGCAGGCTGGGGTTGAGCCGATTGGGACGGTTGCGATTGGGACGGTGAAGGGTGATTTACATGATATTGGGAAGAATTTAGTAGCGATGATGTTAGAGGGAGCGGGGTTTCGGGTCATAGATTTAGGGATTGATGTGGTGCCGGAGAAGTTCATTGCGGCGGTGCGGGAGCAGCGGGCGCAGATTGTAGCGATGTCCGCGTTATTGACCACGACGATGGTGAATATGAAGACGACGTTAGCGGCGTTAGCGCAGGCGGGATTGAGTCGTCAGGTGAAAACGATGATTGGCGGAGCGCCGGTGACCCAGCGGTATGCGGATGAAATTGGAGCGGATGGGTATGCGCCGGATGCCGCTTCCGCAGTGGATAAAGCTAAACAATTACTGGGTATCGCTTAA
- a CDS encoding phosphoribosylaminoimidazolesuccinocarboxamide synthase, whose amino-acid sequence MQPTNTNSLSVIVTTNLPDLKLFKRGKVRDVYEFGNQLLIVATDRISAFDVVLPNGIPYKGKVLTQLSLFWFEFTKHIVPNHLITAEINEFPSETEQYRDILMGRSMLVKKSKVVEIECVVRGYLAGSAWKEYQATGTICGIKLPQGLRESSKLPEPIFTPATKASSGHDINISEKEMINIVGYDIGMQLKEKSIAIYTEALSYAESRGIIISDTKFEFGFVDDKLILIDEILTPDSSRFWPKDDYQPGRPQKSFDKQFVRDYLETLDWDKTAPGPPLPDDVVNKTSEKYLEAYQRLVGKPLAI is encoded by the coding sequence ATGCAGCCAACAAACACTAATTCTCTTTCAGTCATTGTAACTACTAATTTACCAGATTTAAAACTGTTCAAACGAGGGAAAGTCCGAGATGTATATGAATTTGGGAACCAGTTATTGATAGTTGCAACCGACCGCATCTCTGCATTTGATGTAGTTCTACCAAACGGTATACCGTATAAAGGGAAAGTGTTAACTCAGTTATCGTTATTTTGGTTTGAATTTACTAAGCATATTGTTCCAAATCATTTGATTACAGCTGAGATTAATGAATTTCCATCGGAAACAGAACAATACCGTGATATTCTCATGGGACGAAGTATGTTGGTTAAAAAAAGTAAAGTGGTTGAAATTGAATGCGTGGTTCGAGGTTATTTAGCGGGTTCTGCTTGGAAGGAATATCAAGCAACCGGAACAATTTGTGGGATAAAATTACCGCAAGGTTTGCGTGAATCGAGTAAGCTTCCGGAACCAATATTTACTCCAGCAACCAAAGCTAGCTCCGGTCATGACATAAACATTTCTGAAAAAGAAATGATTAATATTGTAGGTTATGATATAGGAATGCAATTAAAAGAAAAAAGTATTGCGATATATACCGAAGCGTTAAGTTACGCGGAATCCCGTGGTATTATTATCTCAGATACTAAATTCGAATTTGGTTTTGTCGATGATAAATTAATTTTGATTGATGAAATTTTAACCCCGGATTCATCGCGATTTTGGCCTAAGGATGATTATCAACCAGGGCGACCGCAAAAAAGTTTTGATAAACAATTTGTCCGAGATTATTTAGAAACGTTAGATTGGGATAAAACTGCACCCGGTCCGCCATTACCCGACGATGTGGTAAATAAAACAAGTGAAAAGTATTTGGAAGCTTACCAAAGATTGGTTGGAAAACCACTCGCAATCTAA
- a CDS encoding response regulator: MAKHRILIVDDDKDILQIIKLTLRDQYEVITATDGFSGLQKAQAVEPDLFILDIRMPKVDGHQLIDAIHHSPKFYNVPIIVITAHADPEDEYYAMQQGVSAYIPKPFEMPDLVKKINEVLQNKPVREKVLTYEEILAME, translated from the coding sequence ATGGCAAAGCATCGGATATTAATTGTTGACGATGATAAAGATATATTACAAATCATCAAACTTACTTTACGTGATCAGTATGAAGTTATAACTGCAACCGATGGATTCAGTGGATTGCAAAAGGCACAAGCGGTTGAACCGGATTTATTTATTTTAGATATTCGGATGCCAAAAGTTGATGGACATCAATTGATTGATGCTATTCATCATTCGCCAAAATTCTATAACGTTCCTATCATCGTTATTACAGCACATGCTGACCCTGAAGATGAATATTATGCTATGCAACAGGGAGTAAGTGCTTATATTCCAAAGCCATTTGAAATGCCAGACCTAGTTAAAAAAATCAATGAGGTTTTGCAGAATAAACCTGTACGCGAGAAAGTTCTAACCTATGAAGAAATTCTCGCTATGGAATAA
- a CDS encoding type II secretion system F family protein encodes MNKDTLLSSSISLSTLRAEASFFDRFAQLIASDVPLLRGIEIAAQEIANKELQQVIKEIKLWLEQGESITDAFRRYPNYFSKFAIAIIDAGEREGKLDENCFRLAESLRREIESRKAEQQQFARQNLHSAVTPQFQLDNIAIKNIASQIAEGIISAVESILEHKTQQNILLFDVNRILCAKCRSKLSQLNSRGQKKTLKKKNETKNVTKNQ; translated from the coding sequence ATGAACAAAGATACACTATTAAGTTCATCAATTTCATTATCAACTCTTCGGGCAGAAGCATCTTTCTTTGATAGGTTCGCTCAATTAATCGCTTCTGATGTTCCGCTACTGCGCGGAATAGAAATCGCAGCTCAAGAAATTGCGAATAAAGAGTTACAGCAGGTAATCAAAGAGATAAAATTATGGTTGGAGCAAGGTGAAAGCATTACAGATGCATTTCGGCGATATCCAAATTATTTTTCGAAATTTGCGATTGCCATAATTGACGCCGGCGAACGTGAAGGGAAATTAGATGAAAATTGTTTTCGATTAGCGGAATCATTGCGGCGCGAAATCGAAAGTAGAAAAGCAGAGCAACAACAATTTGCCCGGCAAAATCTACACAGTGCCGTAACACCACAATTTCAACTCGACAATATCGCTATAAAAAATATTGCCAGCCAAATAGCTGAAGGAATAATTTCTGCTGTTGAATCCATTCTTGAACATAAAACCCAGCAAAATATACTGCTATTTGATGTTAATAGGATATTGTGCGCAAAATGCCGTTCTAAACTATCCCAATTGAATTCCCGAGGTCAAAAGAAAACTTTAAAGAAAAAAAATGAAACAAAGAACGTCACGAAGAACCAATGA
- a CDS encoding Lrp/AsnC family transcriptional regulator: protein MKQRTSRRTNDILNRIQSQFPIIHTPFHKLGKELGIAELDIYDTLHTLKKTKIIRRVGAIFDSQKLGFASCLVGVKVARAALEQVGGQLAKFDEITHCYARNHSYNLWFTLTCKSQSEITKILTYVKNIKGVIDLLYLPALKVYKIKTEFNLHG from the coding sequence ATGAAACAAAGAACGTCACGAAGAACCAATGATATTTTGAATCGAATTCAATCGCAATTTCCTATCATTCATACACCGTTTCACAAACTAGGAAAAGAGCTTGGCATTGCGGAATTAGATATCTATGATACTCTTCATACCCTCAAAAAAACTAAAATCATTCGACGTGTTGGTGCAATATTCGATTCACAAAAATTAGGATTCGCCAGCTGTTTAGTCGGAGTCAAGGTCGCTCGTGCTGCCCTTGAACAAGTTGGAGGACAATTAGCGAAATTTGATGAGATTACACATTGTTATGCAAGAAACCATTCGTATAATCTCTGGTTTACGTTAACCTGCAAATCCCAATCAGAAATAACGAAAATACTGACGTACGTAAAAAATATTAAAGGAGTAATTGATTTACTCTATTTACCAGCGCTAAAAGTTTATAAAATTAAGACCGAATTTAACCTTCACGGTTAA
- a CDS encoding decaprenyl-phosphate phosphoribosyltransferase, with product MIKLILLSMRPKQWTKNLVVFAGIIFAMKLTEPIFFLRTVMAFFLFCLVSGSLYLINDIVDKKQDQQHPKKRLRPIASNQLSVSAAGFTASIILVFACTWAFLLSTIFGLCLLFYLFMMLTYSFFLKHIVILDILVIALGFVLRAYAGVVVHPGLTASKWLLMCAFFLALFLIISKRRHELILLDDKANEHRQVLLEYSPGFLDQMVAIVTSMTVFSYALYTISRETIEKFHTHSLILTFPFVLFGILRYLYLVYKRGQGGEPEIILLQDKPLLINILFWLILVIIIIYNPTPFDQFLHLGTD from the coding sequence ATGATAAAACTCATCTTACTTAGCATGCGACCAAAGCAATGGACTAAAAATCTTGTCGTCTTTGCGGGAATTATTTTTGCCATGAAACTTACTGAACCGATATTTTTTCTAAGAACAGTAATGGCATTTTTTTTATTCTGTTTGGTTTCTGGTTCATTATATCTAATAAACGATATCGTGGATAAAAAACAAGACCAGCAACATCCCAAAAAACGGCTCCGTCCAATAGCTTCAAATCAACTTTCGGTATCTGCTGCAGGATTCACTGCAAGCATTATTTTAGTATTCGCATGTACATGGGCTTTTCTATTAAGCACGATATTTGGTTTATGTTTACTTTTCTATCTCTTTATGATGTTAACATATTCTTTTTTTCTTAAACATATCGTTATTCTTGATATACTGGTAATAGCGCTTGGATTTGTTTTGCGTGCATACGCTGGTGTTGTTGTACATCCCGGTCTTACAGCTTCCAAGTGGTTATTAATGTGTGCTTTTTTTCTTGCATTATTTTTAATTATTAGCAAACGCCGCCATGAATTGATTCTTCTGGATGATAAAGCAAATGAACATCGACAAGTATTACTGGAATATTCACCAGGGTTTCTTGACCAAATGGTTGCCATTGTTACTTCAATGACAGTATTTTCGTATGCACTTTATACCATTTCCCGTGAAACTATCGAAAAATTTCATACGCATAGTCTAATTTTGACTTTTCCATTTGTTCTTTTTGGAATTCTTCGTTATTTATATTTAGTTTATAAACGTGGGCAGGGTGGTGAACCAGAAATAATCCTTTTACAAGATAAACCACTTCTCATAAATATACTCTTCTGGCTAATTTTGGTAATAATTATTATTTATAATCCCACTCCTTTTGACCAATTTCTGCATCTAGGAACAGACTAG
- the proB gene encoding glutamate 5-kinase — protein sequence MYNRIVIKVGTSLLDSANNVFNRALITHLAEQVRVLQNQGKQILIVTSGAIGAGMRKLGWQERPKLIPDRQALAAIGQSQLMFVYEEIFSQENLMVAQVLLTESDMNNRKRYLNARTTLLRLLDLGVIPIINENDTVAIDELKIGDNDTLSARIASKVDADLLIILTDVDGLYTCDPRKSKQAKIISCVEKITPELNEYAAGPGSIVGTGGMVTKLRAAKIATSAGITMYIANGNKQNIIIKIVNNENVGTKFLPPKSQKLSARKRWIAYGSNSAGNRIYVDNGAKQALVYSGKSLLPSGIIKVEGDFEPGDIVQITDSKGVEFARGLVNYAAAEIEKIKGLKSSQVQSVLGYKYYDEVIHRDNLVILNPA from the coding sequence ATGTATAACCGAATTGTAATTAAAGTTGGAACAAGTCTTTTAGATAGCGCAAATAATGTATTTAATCGGGCATTGATAACGCATCTGGCAGAACAAGTTAGGGTTTTACAGAATCAAGGAAAACAAATTCTCATTGTGACCTCAGGTGCAATTGGAGCTGGTATGAGAAAATTAGGCTGGCAAGAACGGCCGAAACTAATTCCTGACCGGCAAGCATTAGCAGCGATTGGGCAGAGTCAGCTCATGTTTGTCTATGAAGAGATTTTCAGTCAGGAAAATTTAATGGTAGCTCAAGTATTACTAACTGAAAGTGATATGAATAATAGGAAGCGGTATTTGAACGCGCGAACTACCTTATTGCGTTTGTTAGACCTAGGGGTTATTCCTATCATCAATGAAAATGATACTGTTGCAATTGATGAACTTAAAATTGGCGATAATGATACATTATCTGCCCGAATAGCTAGTAAGGTTGATGCAGATTTGTTAATTATTTTAACCGATGTTGATGGATTATATACTTGTGACCCGAGAAAATCAAAACAAGCAAAAATTATTTCTTGTGTGGAGAAAATCACGCCGGAACTAAACGAATACGCTGCTGGACCTGGAAGTATTGTCGGGACTGGTGGAATGGTTACCAAACTCCGCGCCGCTAAAATTGCAACTTCTGCTGGGATTACCATGTATATTGCTAATGGAAATAAGCAGAATATTATAATAAAAATAGTAAATAACGAGAATGTTGGCACAAAATTTCTTCCCCCAAAATCACAAAAATTATCCGCGCGAAAACGATGGATAGCTTATGGTAGCAATTCTGCTGGAAATAGAATCTATGTAGATAATGGTGCCAAGCAAGCGTTAGTCTATTCTGGGAAGAGTTTATTACCTTCAGGAATAATTAAAGTTGAAGGAGATTTTGAACCAGGTGATATTGTTCAGATAACCGATAGTAAAGGCGTAGAATTTGCGCGTGGATTAGTGAATTATGCAGCTGCAGAGATTGAAAAAATTAAAGGACTTAAATCATCACAGGTGCAATCAGTTCTTGGATATAAATACTACGATGAAGTTATCCATCGAGATAATCTCGTTATATTAAATCCTGCCTAG
- the obgE gene encoding GTPase ObgE: protein MFVDKVKIYVKSGHGGAGCVSFRREKSVPKGGPDGGDGGCGGSVYIQADSRIKTLIDLYHHPHIFAGNGEHGEGSKRTGKNGKDIIISVPVGTVVKEIDPVDDSIVKQQWDLIKEKEPILLARGGRGGKGNAWFATATHQTPRFAQPGEPGEEKKFILELKLIADVGLVGCPNAGKSTLLSRISAAKPKIADYPFTTKEPILGQVKIEFGKSFVIADIPGLIEGAHAGRGLGHEFLRHIERTKVLIHLVDVEPPDGSDPFENFMAINQELSLYNPILISRPQVVGLNKIDLLHSMSKIANLKRKIRQQGYEVFAISALTGNGVNKLIYRVAELLDNLSSNK from the coding sequence ATGTTTGTTGATAAAGTGAAAATATATGTTAAATCCGGACATGGTGGAGCAGGGTGTGTCAGTTTTCGGCGTGAAAAATCGGTTCCTAAAGGAGGTCCAGATGGCGGTGATGGTGGTTGTGGTGGCTCAGTTTATATTCAAGCGGATAGTCGAATAAAAACATTAATTGATTTATATCATCATCCTCATATTTTTGCGGGTAATGGAGAACATGGGGAAGGGAGTAAGCGGACAGGGAAAAATGGTAAGGATATCATCATTTCGGTTCCTGTTGGCACGGTAGTAAAAGAAATCGACCCGGTGGATGATAGCATTGTAAAACAACAATGGGATTTGATTAAGGAGAAAGAACCTATTTTACTTGCTCGTGGTGGTCGAGGTGGAAAAGGGAATGCTTGGTTTGCCACGGCAACACATCAAACTCCACGGTTTGCACAGCCGGGTGAACCAGGCGAAGAAAAAAAGTTTATCCTTGAATTAAAATTAATTGCTGATGTTGGATTAGTCGGATGTCCTAATGCTGGTAAATCAACGTTATTATCGAGAATTAGCGCTGCAAAACCAAAAATAGCAGATTATCCGTTTACGACAAAAGAACCTATTCTTGGTCAAGTAAAAATTGAGTTTGGAAAAAGTTTTGTTATAGCTGATATTCCTGGTTTAATTGAAGGAGCCCACGCTGGTCGCGGTTTAGGTCACGAATTTTTACGGCATATCGAGCGGACAAAAGTTCTGATTCATTTAGTCGATGTTGAACCACCAGACGGGAGTGATCCATTTGAAAATTTTATGGCTATAAATCAAGAATTATCCTTGTATAATCCAATTCTAATTTCACGGCCACAAGTGGTGGGATTAAATAAGATAGATTTACTTCATTCAATGAGTAAAATAGCAAATTTGAAACGAAAAATCAGACAACAGGGCTATGAAGTGTTTGCAATTTCAGCATTAACGGGTAACGGAGTAAATAAATTAATATATCGTGTTGCAGAATTGTTAGACAACTTAAGTTCAAATAAATGA
- the rpmA gene encoding 50S ribosomal protein L27 has translation MAHKKGQGTSRNGRDSNAQRLGVKKFGGQNVSGGTILVRQRGTKFHPGENVGIGKDDTLYAKISGTVVFSTSRNRSIVSVIPPTGT, from the coding sequence ATGGCGCATAAAAAAGGTCAAGGGACTTCGCGTAACGGGCGTGATAGTAATGCGCAGCGACTTGGTGTTAAGAAATTTGGTGGACAAAATGTTTCAGGAGGAACTATTTTGGTGCGGCAGCGCGGAACCAAATTTCATCCGGGAGAGAATGTAGGTATCGGCAAAGATGATACACTTTATGCAAAAATTAGCGGAACGGTCGTTTTTTCCACGAGTAGGAATCGAAGTATTGTAAGTGTTATTCCGCCTACTGGTACATAG
- the rplU gene encoding 50S ribosomal protein L21 gives MRYAIVETGGKQFRVMTGDLIKVEKLNAEIGTDIELDKVLLVSGDDKLEIGKPYVAQAKVVAEVTDQDKSKKIRVFKYKRRKKYRKLKGHRQAYTELKIKEIIT, from the coding sequence ATGCGTTATGCGATAGTTGAAACTGGCGGAAAACAGTTTCGGGTTATGACAGGTGATTTAATTAAAGTTGAAAAGCTTAATGCGGAAATTGGGACGGATATAGAATTGGATAAAGTGTTATTGGTTTCCGGTGATGACAAACTTGAAATAGGCAAACCTTATGTTGCTCAAGCAAAGGTGGTTGCTGAGGTTACCGACCAAGATAAATCAAAAAAAATCAGGGTATTCAAATATAAACGTCGGAAGAAATATCGTAAATTAAAGGGGCATCGACAGGCTTACACCGAACTTAAAATTAAGGAAATTATAACTTAA